The following coding sequences lie in one Myxococcales bacterium genomic window:
- a CDS encoding type II toxin-antitoxin system VapC family toxin: MIVLDASIVIELLLRLPRADLVHRRLRTEISQLYVPHLMDVEVGQVLRRFMLRGEISASRARQALADLELLPISRCAHLPLLQRAFQFASNLTVYDAVYLALAESLEASLLTLDKALLSANAHHVHVELLG, translated from the coding sequence GTGATCGTGTTGGATGCTTCCATTGTCATCGAGCTGTTGCTGAGGTTGCCGCGCGCAGACCTGGTTCATCGGAGGCTTCGCACCGAAATCTCACAGCTATATGTTCCCCATTTGATGGACGTAGAAGTAGGCCAAGTGTTGCGACGCTTCATGCTACGAGGCGAAATTTCCGCGTCGCGCGCGCGGCAGGCTTTGGCGGATCTTGAGCTGCTTCCCATAAGCCGCTGCGCGCATTTGCCTTTGTTGCAACGTGCGTTTCAATTTGCTTCCAATCTCACGGTGTATGATGCCGTGTATCTAGCGCTTGCTGAATCGCTTGAAGCCAGCCTGTTGACGCTTGATAAGGCACTTCTTTCCGCTAATGCGCATCACGTTCATGTTGAACTGCTAGGCTAA